The sequence below is a genomic window from Lathyrus oleraceus cultivar Zhongwan6 unplaced genomic scaffold, CAAS_Psat_ZW6_1.0 chrUn1211, whole genome shotgun sequence.
TAATTGATTCCTACAATTATTCATTTGGCTAATGTACTTTATCTCCTTCTCTATGCATAATGAATTCATATCTAACTTTCTCTAATAAACAATTTTTTCAATGTTTTTTCTCTCAATTTAACAAATTATGGTGGCTACTCATAAAATCATTTATAAAATTACTTCCTTTTATATCCCTCATTgtttgttatttttcttgtcaTAAACTTGATTGCGACACTTGTTTATTAAATTGGATCAATTTTGTTGTCATGTCTTGCCATTTCATCTACCACATAATGTTTTACCAAAATAAGTAAAAACAGAGTGCTCTGTTTAAGATTCTAGTGTTAGTATTTATCTTAAATAAGATCCAATATGAagataaagaaaaataaagttTTTGGAATAAAAAAATTCCCACTAACAATTTCTTtacaagaaaaagaaaatagtaataaaattataaataaataaaaggaaTCCCTATATATTCTTATTCCAAAGATGCTCTTTATGCtttttcacttttcttcttaTCCATGTGATGTATGCAAGAATAACATTCTAAATTTAAAATTCTTATCTTTTCATTTAGAAACATTTTCctcaacaaaaaaaaatcataagCAAAAGTGATTATTTTCAAGTCAAATTTTCATTGAAATTATGTAGCACCTATGAACAAAACTATCTTCATAATACAACAAAATCTAACAACATTTTCATATAGCCAAAATCCCATTATTACTTTTTCCATATACTAATGTTGATGTGCTCAACATTCCTCTTTCCATTTTTTGTTAACTTTCTCAATAAACTCTTCCACTCTTTTTCTCAACTCATCATCATTGTTTTCAATTTCAACATCATCATTGTTTTCAATTTCAATCtcaacttcttcttcttcctcctcTTCTTTAGCTTCAACATCGATGACGACGCGCGGAACTTCTTTCTCTTGTGTCAATGATTCTATATTCTTGGAATTGATTTCTTGCTTTTGAGTTTCACTTTCACATATTGAAAGATGAATTTCACTCTTTTGATGAACATTTAGACTTGGCTTCAAATCCAATAAAATAATGACTATGATCAAATTACAAAAGCAAAAAATGAATGTTGAGCTAGAAGCAGCTTGAGTAATCAACTCCAAATAGAATCCAACATGATTGTGAAGAAAGAGTGAGATGAAAAGATGAAGAACTATAGAGTATATGACTACTTATGCAATTTGAGAATTTTAAGGCTATTTAAAGACGTTTggagatagatagatagatgcAAAACGTGGAAAGTACATTAAagttattattttttttgaagAATTTAAGGAGTTGCTGGTGAGGTGTATTGTGAAAGCTATTGGAATATATGAATAATGTGTGTGAGAAGTTTCTTACAAGTGTGTGTGAGGTGGGGTATGcttaattaattagttaattaatttaaGTTAAAGTATTTGTATGTACTATAGAAAGAACATCACATGGAGCTTTCTTGGCCATTCAAGGACACAAGCTTCTATGTCATCACTTGACATCACCTACCAAACTTTTTTAGGTGTTCCTATCCCTAATCTCACTTTTAATTTCTATCAACCTCTGAAATCAATTTGGTCGGACCCGTCTAAACAATTTTGCAAAATattgcaaaaaaaaaaatataaaaaaaatggGATATGAATATGAAGTGAGTAGAGGTAGTAAATTGGGTAGGTCTATCCCATTAAAATTTGTTTtacaaaaatttgaagaaaaaaaaaaggacGGAGTGGGATTAACTTTGTTGAGAATGTTAGCCTAAAATTATGATCCGTCTAAAAGAAATAATGATGGGACGAGACAGGTAAGCAGACACAATATATTTTAAAAGGTTTGAATGCAAAAAAATTGCAAAAAAATAGAGTCGGGTAGAGAAAATATATTAGAGGGTCTAGGTCTAAAACATTGATCCGTTCTGCAAAAAAAAGTGCGGGCAAAATGACATGGTCGTCTTAAGGACGTACAAGGCGACCTACAACACAAAGCCtcaccaaatttcatgattatgCTATGACAAAAATGGTCTCCATACATATATTTCACGATTAATATATAGTTGAATAAAACTCATTAAAAAAATTTCACAAGCTTACTACTCCAACTTCATACACAAAGTTTCCTAAAGTTTGAGACGACTCTAATAGATCGAATCCGTTTTGTCACCCCTAAAAATGAGATGAACATATATAGGATACGAGCTTAAAGTTTGTtcaattcaaaaaaaaaataaggCGGAGCCGATTTGTAGACGGGATAATTCTAAAAATCTAAAAATTACAAAATTTATTCTTAATGATCAGGTAgaattttttactcaaatacCCCACATTAAAAAAAACACCCAGTTTTCAAAAAATTCTTAATCTACCCcagtttcaaaaaaaaaaaaaacctaaGGCATAGGTGCCAGACCAATTGGCGCTTATCTTTAAATTTTAAGTGGGGACGCCAATGGATTGGCTACAACACATGGTGTTACCAATCCAATTGGTGCCCATGTGTAATTTGGAAGAGGAGGCACCATTGGTCTGACGCCTCAGTGCAATGCGTAATTTTTTGTTATAAACAGAGgtgttgtgtgattcattttccacatctcatttcgTCATATTGAAAATGTTTGGTATTCGTCGCCActatggaaaagtgatttattcgagagacaagtCTTCGATGTTGACGCTCTTTTGGAACACCTGTAGTTTTGATCAACTGAAGAAGGAGCTagttcgttggttagatggaaaaataccagaaggggaaaattagaagtattgagagactaGATAGTATAT
It includes:
- the LOC127115135 gene encoding uncharacterized protein LOC127115135, which encodes MNNFIDFTVQRTDSRMYVIECHNILYKFRLVVSHKKQSDSWEIASIDPPYSCIVTNVLQDYRKLSVALICQDILPLVKKDPSVKLITQAASSSTFIFCFCNLIIVIILLDLKPSLNVHQKSEIHLSICESETQKQEINSKNIESLTQEKEVPRVVIDVEAKEEEEEEEVEIEIENNDDVEIENNDDELRKRVEEFIEKVNKKWKEEC